Below is a genomic region from Mycolicibacter hiberniae.
TGCACCGCGACCAGCACAGCTGCGCCTACTGCGGCGGCAAGGCCGACACCGTCGACCACGTGGTGCCGCGCAGCCGTGGTGGAGATCACTCCTGGGAGAACTGTGTGGCCGCCTGCTCGACGTGCAATCACCGCAAGGCGGACCGGTTGCTCACCGAGATCGGCTGGACGCTGCGGCTGGTGCCCACCTCGCCCAAGGGCCAGCATTGGCGGCTGCTGGCGGTGATCAACGATCTCGACCCGGTGTGGATGCGCTACCTGGGAGAAGGCGCCGCTTGAGCCAGGGCGGGCCCTGTCGGGCCGGGTTCTCGCACCGGTCGATCAGCGGTGGGATACCGTCTACGGCGTGAGCGTGTTGGAAACCCTCGGCATCTTCATCGGCATCCCGGTGGCAATGTTCGCACTGCTTGCCGCCCGGACCCTGACGCAGAAGGGGCCGCGCGCGGCCACCTATCAGATGGGCGATCGGTGGACGCATCCGCCGATCCTGTGGGCGGCGACCGACGAGGCCGTCGGCGGCGGGCATGGCCATGGCAAATCGGAATTCAGCGTGGGGGGTGGAGCCAGTGGCAACTGGTGAAGTCACGACTATCGACCCGGCGGACCTGCCGTACGGTTCGGTGATCACCACCAGCGGCCGGGTCTCGGGCGTCACCGAGCCCGGCGAGGTGTCGACGCACTACCCGTTCCCGGTCAAGCAGCTGGTGGCCCTCGACGACGCACTGACCTACGCGTCGCGGGCGACCGGTGCCCGGTTCGCCACCTACATCGGCGATCTGGGTGCTGACACCGCCGCCCGGGCCCGCGAGATCCTCGCGAAGGTGCCCACTCCCAACGACGCGGTGCTGATCGCGGTCTCGCCGGACCAGAAGGCCATCGAGGTGGTCTACGGTGCCGGTGTGGCCGGCCGGATCGCCCCGGCCGCGGCCCCGCAGGGCGTGGCAGCGGCGGCTGCGGCATTCCGGGACGGCCACCTGATCGACGGTCTGGTGAGCGCCGTTCAGGTGATCAGCGCCGGAGTCACCCCGGCCTAGCCGCTGGGCGCCCGCAGAGCTGACATCGCGTGCGCGTCCCCGATCGCCATGCCGCGTGGGAGCCCGTCGCTGCGCAGGCCGCTTCGGCGGCGCACCGTGCCTGGCTGGGCAACATCGATGTGCGCGGGGTGGCCCCGCAAGCGGTAGCCGAGATCGTCCGCGAGCGGCGCATCACGCGGGACAGCTTCCGTGCTCTGGACGCGATGGAACGCCTCGCCGATCCGGCGGGCCGCAGCTATTTCGTGATCCCCCCGACGGTTGGCGGCGACGACGCGCGCCGTGCCGTACTGCTGACCTACATTCTCAACGCGGGCACCGGCTACGGCCGGCCCGGTGCTCCCAGCGACTTTCCCGAAACGCCCTACGGTGCCGCCGAAGTGCGCCGGATCGCCGATCGGCAGCGCGCGAACCGCTGGAGCTACACGACGGTGTGGAGCATCTCTAACAGCGGCGGTTGTGTGGTCACCACCCCGAACGGGGTGTTGATGGTGGTGGGCGGCAGGATTCACGGCTCCCTGAGCCATCGCGGCGGCACCATGTGGGGCGATCTGTTCCTGGTCAACAGCCAGCGTGTCAGTGACCCGGCCCGCCGGATGCGCGAGATAGTCGAATCCGGGCGGCTCGGCCGGCACGGACCGGGGCTCGATTCACTGCTGCATCACGAGGAGATCCACGCCCAGCAGTGGGCTGACCTGGGGCCGCTGCGGATGCCCGCGCGCTACCTCGCCGAGGAGGCCAGAGCGCGAATCCTGGGTGGCGTCAACCGTTTCGAGGAAGAGGCCGGCCTGCGCGACGGCGGCTACCGCTGATCAGGCGCCATCAAGGGCGCGCGCCCGCAGCGACCGCTCCACCCCGGCCCGGCCCTCCAGCACCAACCGGCGCAGCGCCGGCGGCACCTGTGGGTCGGCGAGGAAGGCATCGGCGGCGTCCAGGCCGGCCTGACTGACGTCCCAGCCCGGGTACAGACCCACCACCACGGTTTGCGCCACCTCGCTGGATCGGCGCTCCCACACACCCAGAATCGCCTCGAAGTAGCGGGCGGTGAACGGCGCCAGCAACGCGCCCTGTCCGGGCTGCACGATCCCGGCGATGATCGACCGGCCGGTGATGTTGGCCAGCGTGTCGTCCTCGATCACCTGCCGCCAGGCCGCTTCCTTGACGGCGGCCTGGGGTCGCGCCGCGGAAGCCTGGGCGCCCTGGCGCTTTCCGGCCGCGGTGGGGTCACGCTGGATCTCGCCGTCGATCTCCGCGGCGTCCACCACACCACTTCGGGCCAGCGCCACCACGATCCGCCACCGCAGGTCGGTGTCGACGGCCAGCCCGGCTAGCCCCTGGGCGGCCGGATCGGCGTCCAGCAGCGCGGCGAGCACTGCGGTGTGCCGCTCGGCGAGCACCGAGGTGCACAGGGCGTTGAGGAAAGCCAGCTGATGATCCGAGCCGGGCCCGGCGGCGCGGGCCAGCTCCAGCAGCCGGTCGGCGAACGCCGGCCAGCCCTGCTCGGCAGCCCATTCCGGTTCGGCGTAGAACCCCAGCGCGGTCTGCGCCTGCAACAGCAGCCGTTGCGCCACACCGACTTCGGTCTCGGCGCCGATACCCTGTTGCACCAGCGCCAGAAAGTCACGGGCGCGCATCTCGGCCTCGCGGGTCATCTCCCAGGCCGCCGACCA
It encodes:
- the ctaJ gene encoding aa3-type cytochrome oxidase subunit CtaJ, with amino-acid sequence MFALLAARTLTQKGPRAATYQMGDRWTHPPILWAATDEAVGGGHGHGKSEFSVGGGASGNW
- a CDS encoding DUF5130 family protein, encoding MATGEVTTIDPADLPYGSVITTSGRVSGVTEPGEVSTHYPFPVKQLVALDDALTYASRATGARFATYIGDLGADTAARAREILAKVPTPNDAVLIAVSPDQKAIEVVYGAGVAGRIAPAAAPQGVAAAAAAFRDGHLIDGLVSAVQVISAGVTPA